A single region of the Salarchaeum japonicum genome encodes:
- a CDS encoding MATE family efflux transporter, translating into MLRAAFRRVTAALYAFPALLSRLGFLDREKGEEAFDLAVPAMVTGGLRTLLRTADFFMVSVAAGGGAAAAGSIAAGESAVAALEFGFQYYFIPFGLALALTSGTISVVSRLKGADRHREADFAIKQSLWLSILISVPITVFTWLYAEPLIDLLTNDPVAVAEGATYLRIVMLSVAFRFWGMIASRALAGAGDTRTPMYVRLLTLPTNVVINAVLIFGLLGFPALGVAGAAIGTAAANVLAAAIFFALLVSGRYSVQLRLGGKQWDWSLATEIVRVAVPLAGTRLSRTFGRFPFLFVLGVFGSEVVAAYAIGRRVMLLALMPAWGYSTASSTLVGQAIGAGEDDEAAEYGWQTLRIALATQLVIAAAIFAAARPLAAAFAAADLDLTVTFIRVFGLGVAAFSVSRTLRGGLRGAGDTSWPFYGGLISTYLVRLPIAFAALPATFVVAVPLLGVSLTPGLGWALPAIYVAIVADMYTRAAVNFVRFRSGKWREIGARATNQTT; encoded by the coding sequence GTGTTACGCGCCGCGTTCCGCCGCGTCACCGCCGCGCTCTACGCCTTCCCCGCGCTCCTCTCGCGACTCGGGTTCCTCGACCGCGAGAAGGGCGAGGAGGCGTTCGACCTCGCGGTGCCCGCGATGGTCACGGGCGGCCTGCGCACGCTCCTGCGAACCGCGGACTTCTTCATGGTCAGCGTCGCCGCCGGCGGCGGCGCGGCCGCCGCGGGAAGCATCGCCGCCGGCGAGAGCGCGGTCGCCGCGCTCGAATTCGGGTTCCAGTACTACTTCATCCCGTTCGGCCTCGCGCTCGCGCTCACCTCCGGCACCATCAGCGTCGTCTCCCGCCTGAAGGGAGCCGACCGCCACCGGGAAGCCGACTTCGCCATCAAGCAGTCGCTCTGGCTCTCCATCCTCATCTCCGTCCCCATCACGGTCTTCACGTGGCTGTACGCGGAACCCCTCATCGACCTCCTGACGAACGACCCCGTCGCCGTCGCGGAGGGCGCGACCTACCTCCGCATCGTCATGCTCTCCGTCGCCTTCCGGTTCTGGGGGATGATCGCGTCCCGGGCGCTCGCCGGCGCGGGCGACACCCGCACCCCGATGTACGTCCGCCTGCTCACGCTCCCCACGAACGTCGTCATCAACGCCGTCCTCATCTTCGGCCTCCTCGGGTTCCCCGCGCTCGGCGTCGCGGGCGCGGCCATCGGCACCGCCGCCGCGAACGTGCTCGCCGCCGCCATCTTCTTCGCCCTCCTCGTCTCTGGACGGTACAGCGTCCAACTCCGTCTCGGCGGGAAGCAGTGGGACTGGAGTCTCGCGACCGAAATCGTCCGGGTCGCCGTCCCGCTCGCCGGAACCCGGCTCTCCCGGACGTTCGGCCGGTTCCCCTTCCTGTTCGTGCTCGGCGTGTTCGGGAGCGAAGTCGTCGCCGCGTACGCCATCGGCCGCCGCGTCATGCTCCTCGCGCTGATGCCCGCGTGGGGGTACTCCACGGCGTCCTCCACGCTCGTCGGCCAGGCCATCGGCGCGGGTGAGGACGACGAGGCCGCCGAGTACGGCTGGCAGACCCTCCGCATCGCGCTCGCCACCCAGCTCGTCATCGCCGCCGCCATCTTCGCCGCCGCGCGCCCGCTCGCCGCGGCGTTCGCCGCCGCCGACCTCGACCTCACCGTCACCTTCATCCGCGTGTTCGGCCTCGGCGTCGCCGCGTTCAGCGTCTCCCGCACGCTCCGCGGCGGCCTCCGCGGCGCGGGCGACACCTCCTGGCCGTTCTACGGCGGCCTCATCAGCACCTACCTCGTCCGCCTCCCCATCGCGTTCGCCGCGCTCCCCGCGACGTTCGTCGTCGCCGTCCCCCTCCTCGGCGTCAGCCTCACGCCCGGCCTCGGCTGGGCGCTCCCCGCCATCTACGTCGCCATCGTCGCCGACATGTACACGCGCGCCGCCGTGAACTTCGTCCGGTTCCGCTCCGGGAAGTGGCGCGAAATCGGCGCGCGCGCCACGAACCAAACGACCTGA
- a CDS encoding DUF7089 family protein, whose protein sequence is MFEARDLPADLASVRDEHAPDAVVLDASSDFETLPGYALDDLATRADALTPTAYDPDWLPADSPEMLQRLASADLVVGMPGDGSVAWTRQTDPAFVVVKPRVEGAPDDFVDFLVAEALVELGRDLPEHFLGFFADAYPDFASAVDADPTTTYQVALAAFDAYRGLHTRDAFESWADDRDRLHDAWRDAGDRLQPRLDDLPSEVARGTTDFADAAELACSAVKHDLDVPTPFGALDTAAYRDHGPQYAVKWAEKLF, encoded by the coding sequence GTGTTCGAGGCGCGCGACCTTCCCGCCGACCTGGCGAGCGTCCGCGACGAGCACGCGCCCGACGCCGTCGTCCTCGACGCGTCCAGTGACTTCGAGACCCTGCCCGGGTACGCGCTCGACGACCTCGCGACCCGCGCGGACGCGCTCACGCCGACCGCGTACGACCCCGACTGGCTCCCCGCCGACAGCCCCGAGATGCTTCAGCGACTCGCGTCCGCCGACCTCGTCGTCGGAATGCCCGGCGACGGCAGCGTCGCGTGGACGCGCCAGACCGACCCCGCGTTCGTCGTCGTGAAACCCCGGGTGGAGGGCGCGCCCGACGACTTCGTGGACTTCCTCGTCGCGGAGGCGCTCGTCGAACTCGGCCGCGACCTCCCCGAGCACTTCCTCGGGTTCTTCGCGGACGCCTACCCCGACTTCGCGAGCGCGGTGGACGCCGACCCGACCACGACCTACCAGGTCGCGCTCGCCGCCTTCGACGCCTACCGCGGCCTCCACACCCGCGACGCCTTCGAGTCCTGGGCGGACGACCGCGACCGCCTCCACGACGCGTGGCGGGACGCCGGCGACCGCCTCCAACCGCGCCTCGACGACCTCCCGTCCGAGGTCGCGCGCGGCACCACCGACTTCGCGGACGCCGCCGAACTCGCGTGCAGCGCCGTCAAACACGACCTCGACGTTCCCACGCCCTTCGGCGCGCTCGACACCGCCGCCTACCGCGACCACGGCCCCCAGTACGCCGTGAAGTGGGCGGAGAAACTCTTCTAA
- a CDS encoding Sjogren's syndrome/scleroderma autoantigen 1 family protein, with product MSDEFDREEEKRKLREKYAKDREDREVTGRMSDLLLQGATMTNKHCDRCGSPIFRQNGEEFCPTCRAEGNQPQTDEPADQSGRTAAEPTETGDAQPTPEPTRAPATTADTPDPAADEPTEPAGSPASADTADARAALATSIETLAQRASDADDPRRAKEFLEAAREAADTLHALDR from the coding sequence ATGAGCGACGAGTTCGACCGCGAGGAGGAGAAACGAAAGCTCCGCGAGAAGTACGCGAAAGACCGGGAAGACCGCGAGGTCACCGGCCGCATGAGCGACCTCCTCCTCCAGGGCGCGACGATGACGAACAAGCACTGCGACCGCTGCGGCAGCCCCATCTTCCGACAGAACGGCGAGGAGTTCTGTCCCACCTGCCGCGCCGAAGGCAACCAACCCCAGACCGACGAACCAGCCGACCAATCCGGTCGGACCGCCGCGGAACCGACCGAAACCGGCGACGCACAACCCACCCCGGAACCCACGCGCGCCCCCGCCACGACCGCGGACACGCCCGACCCCGCCGCGGACGAGCCCACCGAACCCGCAGGCTCCCCGGCGTCCGCGGACACCGCGGACGCACGCGCCGCCCTCGCCACCTCCATCGAAACGCTCGCCCAGCGCGCCAGCGACGCCGACGACCCCCGCCGCGCCAAGGAGTTCCTCGAAGCCGCACGCGAAGCCGCCGACACCCTCCACGCCCTCGACCGCTAA
- a CDS encoding universal stress protein: protein MKILVPVDGSDISFRALSFAAEMARRYEGTVHVIHITDRKNDVTDDIVERAKDILDAEGIEDDPEVSLDLELDFRPSKRVGEDILTLVDERGYDHVVMGHHGSGAVERAILGSAAETVIKSDTVAVTVVP from the coding sequence ATGAAGATACTCGTCCCCGTGGACGGTAGCGACATCAGTTTCCGAGCGCTCTCCTTCGCGGCGGAGATGGCGCGGCGGTACGAGGGCACGGTGCACGTGATTCACATCACCGACCGGAAGAACGACGTGACGGACGACATCGTCGAGCGCGCGAAGGACATCCTGGACGCGGAGGGCATCGAGGACGACCCCGAGGTCAGTCTCGACCTCGAACTCGACTTCCGGCCGTCGAAGCGCGTCGGCGAGGACATCCTCACGCTCGTGGACGAACGCGGCTACGACCACGTCGTGATGGGCCACCACGGCTCCGGCGCGGTGGAGCGCGCCATCCTCGGGAGCGCCGCCGAGACCGTCATCAAGTCCGACACGGTCGCGGTGACGGTCGTCCCCTAG